In the genome of Vicia villosa cultivar HV-30 ecotype Madison, WI linkage group LG7, Vvil1.0, whole genome shotgun sequence, one region contains:
- the LOC131616561 gene encoding metal transporter Nramp3.1-like, which translates to MEIQLQPHKKQEFDAEGEENRLLQSEECETIPLSSQQQPSLSIPLDGVDREDCVYAAKDKIHIFDLESNGNTNGSTVVPPFSWKKLWLFTGPGLLMSVAFLDPGNLEGDLQAGAIAGYSLLWLLMWSTIMGLLIQLLSARLGVATGRHLAELCREEYSNWARLVLWFLAELALIAADIQEVIGSAIALKILSHGVLPIWAGVVITAFDCFFFLFLENYGVRKLEGVFAVFIGTMGFSFAWMFFDTKPNEEELLMGLLIPRVSSKTLRQAVEIVGCVITPHNVFLHSALVQSRDIDIRNKGQVQEALNYYSIESSIALLITLIINLFVITVFARVFYGTEQAKDIGLVNAGQYLEEKYGGGFFPILYIWGIGLLAAGQSSTITGTYAGQFITEGFLKLNIKKWLRALITRSCAIVPTMIVAIVFNTSEGSLDTLNEWLNVLQAIQIPFALIPLLTLVSKEEVMGTFRIGPLLERVAWTVVVLVIMLYGYMLLDFFLSEVKGLLFGFLVFLGAAAWISFIAFLLRHSGAISSIFLKSPNSEGFSLAN; encoded by the exons ATGGAAATTCAATTACAACCACATAAAAAGCAAGAATTTGATGCAGAAGGAGAAGAAAATAGGTTGCTACAATCTGAAGAATGTGAGACAATACCATTATCTTCGCAGCAACAACCATCTCTATCAATACCGTTAGACGGTGTTGATAGAGAGGATTGTGTATACGCGGCGAAGGACAAAATTCATATTTTTGACTTGGAGTCGAACGGTAATACCAACGGATCAACGGTGGTGCCACCGTTCTCATGGAAGAAGCTCTGGCTCTTCACAGGGCCGGGGCTTCTAATGAGCGTGGCGTTTTTGGATCCGGGTAACTTGGAAGGAGACTTACAAGCCGGTGCGATCGCAGGGTACTCGTTGCTATGGCTTTTAATGTGGTCCACCATTATGGGGCTCCTGATACAACTTCTATCTGCGAGGCTCGGTGTTGCCACGGGGCGACACTTGGCGGAGCTTTGTAGGGAGGAGTATTCCAATTGGGCTAGGCTAGTTTTGTGGTTCTTAGCTGAGTTGGCTTTGATTGCTGCTGATATTCAAGAGGTTATTGGTAGTGCTATTGCTCTTAAGATTCTTAGCCATGGTGTTCTTCCCATTTGGGCTGGTGTTGTAATCACAGCCTTTGATTG ttttttctttctatttttggagAATTATGGAGTGAGGAAGTTGGAAGGTGTTTTTGCTGTTTTCATTGGAACTATGGGCTTTTCTTTTGCATGGATGTTCTTTGATACAAAGCCAAATGAAGAAGAACTTCTTATGG GTCTTTTGATCCCAAGAGTTAGCTCAAAAACACTTCGCCAAGCTGTGGAAATCGTAGGCTGCGTAATAACCCCACACAACGTATTTCTCCATTCAGCGTTAGTACAGTCAAGAGACATAGACATACGAAACAAAGGCCAAGTTCAAGAAGCTCTAAACTACTACTCAATCGAATCCTCAATTGCACTTTTAATCACATTAATAATCAACCTATTCGTAATAACAGTTTTCGCTAGAGTATTCTATGGTACAGAACAAGCCAAAGACATAGGACTAGTAAATGCAGGACAATATCTTGAAGAAAAATATGGTGGTGGATTTTTCCCAATCCTTTACATTTGGGGCATTGGTTTATTAGCAGCAGGACAAAGTAGTACAATTACAGGTACTTATGCAGGACAGTTTATCACTGAGGGATTCTTAAAATTGAACATAAAAAAATGGTTGAGGGCATTGATTACTAGAAGCTGTGCTATTGTTCCAACTATGATTGTGGCAATTGTTTTTAATACTTCAGAAGGTTCTTTGGATACTTTGAATGAATGGCTTAATGTGCTTCAAGCTATTCAAATTCCTTTTGCACTTATTCCTCTTCTTACTTTGGTGTCTAAAGAAGAGGTCATGGGCACATTCAGAATTGGACCTCTTTTAGAG AGGGTGGCATGGACAGTGGTGGTGCTTGTGATAATGCTTTATGGATATATGTTATTAGATTTCTTCCTATCTGAAGTGAAGGGACTATTGTTTGGATTTTTAGTGTTCCTTGGTGCAGCAGCATGGATTTCATTTATTGCTTTTCTTCTAAGACATAGTGGTGCTATTTCTTCTATCTTTCTCAAATCTCCGAATTCTGAAGGCTTTTCTCTTGCAAATTGA
- the LOC131618309 gene encoding tyrosine decarboxylase 1-like — MNPLDLEEFKRQGYMMIDFLTDYYKNIENYPVLSKVEPGYLAKKLPSSPPFEPESIESILEDVQQHIIPGITHWMSPNYYAYFPSSGSIAGFVGEMLSNGFNVVGFNWLSSPAATELETIVMNWLAKMLNLPKCFIFSSNFKDGGGGVLLGTTCEAILCTLVAARDEKLSKIGKENIGKLVVYCSDQTHSALQKATQIVGIHAQNFRVIKTKGSNFFSLSHESFLSTILLDVENGLVPCFLCATVGTTATNAIDPIKLLCNVAKEYDIWVHVDAAYAGSACICPEFRHYIDGIEDVNSFSFNAHKWFLTNLACCCLWVKDHSALTKSLSTYPEYLRNINSDSKQVIDYKDWQIPLSRKFNSLKLWIVIRSYGVENLKKFLRNHVEMAKTFEGLVRKDERFEIVVPTRFALVCFRISPSAINISNESGDCYYIGKMMNDGYLVNEVYRKLLDSVNGSGKAYMSHCEVDGAFVIRCAIGSTLTEEHHVTMTWKLVQQHASFLLGNKQACDTQT, encoded by the exons ATGAATCCTTTAGACCTTGAAGAATTCAAAAGACAAGGCTACATGATGATTGATTTCCTCACAGATTACTATAAAAACATTGAAAACTATCCTGTTTTAAGCAAAGTAGAGCCTGGTTACCTTGCCAAAAAACTTCCATCTTCACCTCCATTTGAACCAGAATCCATTGAATCAATCCTTGAAGATGTTCAACAGCATATAATCCCTGGAATCACACATTGGATGAGTCCAAACTATTATGCTTACTTCCCTAGTAGTGGTAGCATTGCAGGGTTTGTAGGTGAAATGTTAAGCAATGGATTCAATGTTGTTGGATTCAATTGGTTATCATCACCCGCTGCAACTGAGCTTGAAACCATTGTTATGAATTGGCTTGCAAAAATGCTTAACTTaccaaaatgttttattttttcatcAAATTTTAAAGATGGTGGTGGTGGTGTTTTGTTAGGTACAACATGTGAGGCTATTTTGTGTACACTAGTGGCTGCTAGAGATGAAAAACTTtctaaaattggaaaagaaaatatCGGAAAACTTGTTGTGTATTGTTCAGATCAAACACATAGTGCACTTCAAAAAGCTACTCAAATTGTTGGAATTCATGCACAAAATTTTAGAGTCATTAAAACTAAAGggtccaattttttttctttgtctcaTGAGTCTTTTCTTTCTACCATTCTTTTAGATGTTGAAAATGGTTTGGTTCCTTGTTTCTTATGTGCAACCGTTGGCACAACCGCAACGAATGCTATTGATCCTATAAAGTTATTATGTAATGTGGCAAAAGAGTATGATATTTGGGTTCATGTGGATGCTGCTTATGCAGGTTCAGCTTGTATTTGTCCTGAATTCAGACATTACATTGATGGAATTGAAGATGTAAATTCTTTTAGTTTTAATGCTCATAAATGGTTTTTGACTAATTTAGCATGTtgctgtctttgggtgaaagatCACAGTGCTTTGACAAAATCACTGTCGACATATCCTGAATACTTGAGGAACATTAATTCTGATTCGAAGCAAGTGATTGATTACAAAGATTGGCAAATACCTTTGAGTAGGAAATTCAATTCATTGAAACTATGGATTGTTATTCGAAGCTACGGTGTCGAAAATCTCAAGAAATTTCTGAGAAATCATGTGGAAATGGCTAAAACATTTGAAGGACTGGTGAGGAAAGATGAGAGGTTCGAAATAGTTGTGCCAACAAGATTCGCTTTGGTTTGCTTTAGGATATCTCCATCAGCAATTAACATTAGTAATGAAAGTGGAGATTGTTACTATATTGGAAAAATGATGAATGATGGATATTTGGTGAATGAAGTGTATCGTAAGTTGCTAGATTCAGTTAATGGTTCCGGTAAGGCATACATGAGTCATTGTGAGGTTGATGGAGCATTTGTTATCAGATGTGCAATTGGTTCAACCTTAACAGAAGAGCATCATGTGACTATGACATGGAAATTGGTTCAACAACATGCAAGTTTTCTTTTAG GGAACAAGCAAGCTTGTGATACTCAAACTTGA
- the LOC131620000 gene encoding uncharacterized protein PB18E9.04c-like, protein MREEEGIDATIMSYDALPERPSSPTGKRKFDSSQNTQKKKPKKFKILVKGQSSTSSENVALNTSTISDCKVSNSVNPSIFVSATRSTVSPLLTPPSYTSTTVTTTPISSPPSNDIAPIAKSKDNPIPQTTTTSITTSTLPQVIFKPTLLSSSSSKSLLSYAFRTSTTTKPLISTSSETPQIFVSFPIVSKAIICGSSPPISNLTPTSDFNIFIAIISSNKPTSIYQSNRSL, encoded by the coding sequence ATGCGTGAGGAAGAAGGAATCGATGCTACGATTATGTCTTATGATGCTCTTCCAGAAAGACCTTCGTCTCCAACTGGTAAAAGAAAGTTTGATTCGAGTCAGAATACTCAAAAGAAGAAACCTAAGAAGTTCAAAATTCTGGTAAAAGGACAGTCTTCAACATCCTCTGAGAATGTTGCTCTTAATACATCTACAATATCTGATTGTAAGGTTTCTAACTCTGTTAATCCTTCTATATTTGTTTCTGCTACTAGATCAACTGTTTCACCCTTACTTACACCACCTTCATACACTTCGACCACAGTTACTACAACACCAATCTCATCACCACCATCAAATGATATCGCTCCTATAGCAAAATCCAAAGACAATCCAATCcctcaaacaacaacaacatcgataaccacCTCAACTCTTCCACAAGTTATTTTTAAACCGACCCTTCTTTCATCATCTTCCTCTAAATCTTTATTATCTTATGCATTTAGAACCTCTACAACCACCAAACCTCTAATCTCTACATCCTCTGAAACACCTCAAATATTTGTTTCTTTCCCAATAGTCTCTAAGGCTATTATCTGTGGTTCCTCTCCACCGATTTCTAACCTAACACCAACTTCTGATTTCAACATCTTTATTGCCATAATTTCCTCAAATAAACCAACCTCAATATACCAATCCAACCGATCCCTCTGA
- the LOC131616560 gene encoding serine acetyltransferase 5, with product MLQTTHNLHANSTRNNRITLTPTPSLSPHRPNFPPPTSKLTPPQTTTLRRSMPTGDIRYTSPPTATNNSSPIVAFEDEGWLWSQIKAESRRDAESEPALASYLYSTILSHSSLERSLSFHLGNKLCSSTLLSTLLYDLFLNAFATDPSLSLAAVADLRAYRERDPACISYSHCLLNYKGFLACQAHRVSHLLWRQARRPLALALHSRVADVFAVDIHPAARIGKGVLFDHATGVVVGETAVIGNNVSILHHVTLGGTGKAGGDRHPKIGDGVLIGAGATILGNVKIGEGAKIGAGSVVLIDVPPRTTAVGNPARLVGGKEKPSKLEDVPGESMDHTSFISEWSDYII from the exons ATGTTGCAAACCACACACAACTTACATGCAAATTCCACACGTAACAACCGAATCACTCTCACACCAACACCTTCACTTTCACCTCACCGTCCCAATTTCCCACCCCCCACATCAAAACTCACGCCACCGCAAACCACCACCCTCCGCCGCTCAATGCCGACCGGCGACATCCGCTACACCTCCCCACCCACGGCCACCAACAACTCCTCCCCTATAGTCGCCTTCGAAGACGAAGGATGGCTGTGGTCCCAAATCAAAGCCGAATCCCGCCGTGACGCCGAGTCGGAGCCGGCGCTGGCGAGTTATCTGTACTCCACGATTCTCTCTCACTCCTCGCTTGAACGGTCGCTGTCGTTTCATCTTGGGAATAAGCTTTGCTCCTCGACGCTTCTTTCGACGCTTCTGTATGATTTGTTTCTCAACGCTTTTGCTACTGACCCGTCGTTGAGTTTGGCCGCTGTTGCTGATCTTCGTGCTTACCGTGAACGGGACCCTGCGTGTATCTCTTACTCTCACTGTTTGCTCAATTACAAAGGATTCCTTGCTTGCCAG GCGCACCGTGTATCTCACTTATTGTGGAGGCAGGCGCGGCGTCCGTTAGCATTGGCGCTACATTCTCGAGTTGCTGATGTATTTGCGGTGGATATTCATCCGGCAGCGAGAATTGGGAAAGGAGTTCTGTTTGATCATGCCACGGGTGTGGTGGTGGGAGAGACTGCGGTGATTGGGAATAATGTGTCGATTCTGCATCATGTGACATTGGGTGGGACTGGAAAGGCTGGTGGGGATAGGCATCCGAAAATTGGGGATGGGGTGCTCATTGGTGCTGGTGCTACCATTTTGGGAAATGTTAAGATTGGGGAAGGTGCTAAGATAGGTGCTGGTTCGGTTGTTTTGATTGATGTGCCGCCACGGACTACTGCTGTTGGGAACCCGGCGAGATTGGTTGGTGGTAAAGAGAAGCCGTCTAAGCTTGAGGATGTGCCTGGGGAATCCATGGACCATACTTCCTTTATCTCTGAGTGGTCTGATTATATCATTTGA
- the LOC131616562 gene encoding tyrosine decarboxylase 1-like codes for MNPLDLEEFKRQGYMMIDFLTDYYKNIENYPVLSKVEPGYLAKRLPSSAPFEPESIESILEDVQQHIIPGITHWMSPNYYAYFPSSGSIAGFVGEMLSNGFNVVGFNWLSSPAATELETIVMNWLAKMLNLPKSFIFSSNFKDGGGGVLLGTTCEAILCTLVAARDEKLSKIGKENIGKLVVYCSDQTHSALQKATQIVGIHAQNFRVIKTKGSNFFALSHESFLSTIILDVENGLVPCFLCATVGTTATNAIDPIKLLCNVAKEYDIWVHVDAAYAGSACICPEFRHYIDGIEDVNSFSFNAHKWFLTNLACCCLWVKDHSALTKSLSTYPEFLKNINSDSKEVIDYKDWQIPLSRKFNSLKLWMVIRSYGVENLKKFLRNHVEMAKTFEGLVRKDERFEIVVPTRFALVCFRICPSAINISNGSGDCYYIGKMMNDGYLVNEVNRKLLDSVNGSGKAYMSHCEVDGAYVIRCAIGSTLTEEHHVTMTWKLVQQHATFLLGKKQACDTQTG; via the exons ATGAATCCTCTAGACCTTGAAGAGTTCAAAAGACAAGGCTACATGATGATTGATTTCCTCACAGATTACTACAAAAACATTGAAAACTATCCTGTTTTAAGCAAAGTAGAGCCTGGTTACCTTGCCAAAAGACTTCCATCTTCAGCTCCATTTGAACCAGAATCCATTGAATCAATCCTTGAAGATGTTCAACAGCATATAATCCCTGGAATCACACATTGGATGAGTCCAAACTATTATGCTTACTTCCCTAGTAGTGGTAGCATAGCAGGCTTTGTAGGTGAAATGTTAAGCAATGGATTCAATGTTGTTGGATTCAATTGGTTATCATCACCCGCTGCAACTGAGCTCGAAACCATTGTCATGAATTGGCTTGCAAAAATGCTTAACTTGCCAAAATCTTTCATTTTTTCATCAAATTTTAAAGATGGTGGTGGTGGTGTTTTGTTAGGTACAACATGTGAGGCTATTTTGTGTACACTTGTGGCTGCAAGAGATGAAAAACTTTCTAAAATCGGAAAGGAAAATATTGGAAAACTTGTTGTGTACTGTTCTGATCAAACACATAGTGCACTTCAAAAAGCAACTCAAATTGTTGGAATTCATGCACAAAATTTTAGAGTCATAAAAACTAAAGGGTCCAATTTTTTTGCTTTGTCTCATGAGTCTTTTCTTTCTACCATTATTTTAGATGTTGAAAATGGTTTGGTTCCTTGTTTCTTATGTGCGACTGTTGGCACAACCGCGACGAATGCTATTGATCCTATAAAGTTATTATGTAATGTGGCAAAAGAGTATGATATTTGGGTTCATGTGGATGCTGCTTATGCAGGTTCAGCTTGTATTTGTCCTGAATTCAGACATTACATTGATGGAATTGAAGATGTAAATTCTTTTAGTTTCAATGCTCATAAATGGTTTTTGACTAATTTAGCATGTTGTTGTCTTTGGGTGAAAGATCACAGTGCTTTGACAAAATCACTGTCAACATATCCTGAATTCTTGAAGAACATTAACTCTGATTCAAAGGAAGTGATTGATTACAAAGATTGGCAAATCCCCTTGAGTAGGAAATTCAATTCGCTCAAACTATGGATGGTTATCCGAAGTTACGGTGTCGAAAATCTGAAGAAGTTTCTGAGAAATCATGTGGAAATGGCTAAAACATTTGAAGGACTAGTGAGGAAAGATGAGAGGTTTGAAATAGTTGTGCCGACAAGATTCGCTTTGGTTTGCTTTAGGATTTGTCCATCAGCAATTAACATTAGTAATGGAAGTGGAGATTGTTACTATATTGGAAAAATGATGAATGATGGATATTTGGTGAATGAAGTGAATCGTAAGTTGCTAGATTCAGTTAATGGTTCAGGTAAGGCATACATGAGTCATTGTGAGGTTGATGGAGCTTATGTTATCAGATGTGCAATTGGTTCAACCTTAACAGAGGAGCATCATGTGACTATGACATGGAAATTGGTTCAACAGCATGCAACTTTTCTTTTAG GGAAGAAGCAAGCTTGCGATACTCAAACTGGATGA